The Myxocyprinus asiaticus isolate MX2 ecotype Aquarium Trade chromosome 26, UBuf_Myxa_2, whole genome shotgun sequence genome has a window encoding:
- the LOC127417234 gene encoding E3 SUMO-protein ligase PIAS1-like isoform X1, whose protein sequence is MAESAELKQMVMSLRVSELQVLLGYAGRNKHGRKHELLTKALHLLKVGCSPAVQMKIKELYRRRFPTKMVSPTDLSLTGIHSSSGGASAGLPAGLTQLGFNRHGSPSLLPVALLGPKHELGLPHLPSALHPVHPDVKLQRLPFYDVLDELIKPTSLASDNSQRFQETCFAFALTPQQVQQISSSMDISGTKCDFTVQVQLRFCLSETSCPQEDHFPPNLCVKVNGKPCNLPGYLPPTKNGVEPKRPSRPINITSLVRLSTTVPNTIVVSWTSEIGRSYSMAVYLVRQQSSTVLLQRLRSKGIRNPDHSRALIKEKLTADPDSEIATTSLRVSLLCPLGKMRLTIPCRALTCSHLQCFDATLYIQMNEKKPTWVCPVCDKKAPYEHLIIDGLFMEILNSCMDCDEIQFKEDGNWAPMRSKKVVQEVSASSNGIEDSCRSVVSDHRNSSSHSSSNKVEVIDLTLDSSSDDDDDDYNDEPPPKRACPSLSPTSPPVSKGVLNLHHQASPLVQAPSMPAVETNYIPPPPPLIQDYRHYYHTPSDLSDLNFFSFLQGDNHQHYNMVMAAAAAASASASASASDDHELLLNRFMPYGSSQLFLEQSGTPASSSLVPANGSGGSSSGSSSSLVSSSSLRDSHPHSNGSRSRSDTAASVIYGTIPDVISLD, encoded by the exons CAAATGGTGATGAGCCTCCGTGTCTCAGAGCTTCAGGTTCTTCTGGGATATGCAGGCCGCAACAAGCATGGACGAAAACATGAACTCTTGACCAAAGCGCTACACTTGTTGAAAGTCGGCTGCAGCCCTGCCGTGCAAATGAAGATCAAGGAGCTCTACCGTCGGCGCTTCCCCACAAAGATGGTGTCCCCGACAGACCTCTCACTTACTGGCATTCACTCCAGTTCTGGAGGGGCTTCTGCAGGCCTGCCCGCTGGCCTAACCCAGCTGGGATTCAATAGGCATGGCTCACCCTCTCTACTACCTGTTGCACTGCTTGGGCCAAAACACGAGCTGGGCCTACCCCACCTGCCTTCTGCCCTTCACCCAGTACATCCAGACGTTAAGCTCCAGAGGCTGCCCTTCTACGATGTGCTTGATGAGCTGATCAAGCCCACAAGTTTAG CCTCCGACAACAGTCAAAGATTTCAGGAAACGTGTTTTGCGTTTGCACTAACGCCTCAGCAAGTTCAACAGATCAGCAGTTCAAT GGACATCTCTGGGACCAAATGTGACTTCACTGTTCAAGTACAGCTAAG GTTTTGCTTATCAGAGACAAGTTGTCCTCAGGAAGACCATTTCCCACCCAAcctttgtgtgaaagtgaatggaaaACCCTGTAACCTCCCT ggATACCTTCCTCCAACTAAAAATGGAGTGGAGCCAAAGCGACCGAGCAGACCCATCAACATTACCTCCTTGGTTAGATTGTCTACAACAGTCCCCAACACCATCGTTGTGTCATGGACGTCAGAAATTGGGAGG AGTTACTCTATGGCAGTTTACCTGGTCCGACAGCAGTCCTCCACTGTTTTGCTACAGAGACTACGGTCGAAAGGCATTAGAAACCCAGACCACTCTAGAGCACTCA TCAAAGAAAAGCTTACTGCCGACCCTGACAGTGAGATTGCCACCACTAGCCTGCGAGTGTCCTTGCTCTGTCCG CTCGGAAAGATGCGGCTGACGATTCCCTGCCGAGCACTTACCTGCTCACATCTACAGTGCTTTGATGCTACACTCTATATCCAAATGAATGAGAAGAAACCCACATGGGTGTGCCCGGTCTGCGACAAGAAAGCCCCATATGAGCATCTTATTATTGATGG ATTATTCATGGAGATTCTGAACAGTTGTATGGACTGTGATGAGATCCAGTTTAAAGAGGACGGCAATTGGGCCCCTATGAGATCCAAGAAGGTGGTACAGGAAGTGTCAGCCTCGTCAAACGGTATTGAAG ACTCTTGTCGTTCGGTTGTGTCAGACCACAGAAACAGTTCGTCCCACAGCAGCAGTAATAAGGTGGAGGTGATTGACCTGACGCTGGACAGCTCctcagatgatgatgatgatgattacaaTGACGAGCCTCCACCTAAAAGAGCCTGTCCATCCCTATCACCCACCTCCCCACCTGTCAGCAAAGG AGTATTAAATCTGCATCATCAGGCATCTCCACTGGTACAAGCTCCCAGCATGCCTGCAGTGGAAACAAACTACATCCCTCCCCCCCCTCCTCTCATCCAGGACTACCGTCACTATTACCACACACCCAGTGATCTGTCAG ATCTGAATTTCTTCTCATTTTTACAAGGGGACAATCACCAG CATTATAACATGGTCATGGCTGCTGCGGCCGCTGCCTCAGCCTCTGCATCAGCATCAGCATCAGACGACCATGAGCTACTGCTAAACCGCTTCATGCCCTATGGTTCCTCACAGCTTTTCCTGGAGCAGTCGGGGACACCTGCAAGCAGCTCACTAGTGCCTGCCAATGGCAGCGGAGGCAGCAGCAGTGGAAGCAGCAGTAGTCTGGTGTCCTCCAGCAGCCTGAGAGACAGCCACCCACATAGCAACGGCTCCCGCTCGCGCTCTGATACCGCCGCCTCCGTTATATACGGCACCATCCCTGATGTAATTTCACTGGACTGA
- the LOC127417234 gene encoding E3 SUMO-protein ligase PIAS1-like isoform X2: MVMSLRVSELQVLLGYAGRNKHGRKHELLTKALHLLKVGCSPAVQMKIKELYRRRFPTKMVSPTDLSLTGIHSSSGGASAGLPAGLTQLGFNRHGSPSLLPVALLGPKHELGLPHLPSALHPVHPDVKLQRLPFYDVLDELIKPTSLASDNSQRFQETCFAFALTPQQVQQISSSMDISGTKCDFTVQVQLRFCLSETSCPQEDHFPPNLCVKVNGKPCNLPGYLPPTKNGVEPKRPSRPINITSLVRLSTTVPNTIVVSWTSEIGRSYSMAVYLVRQQSSTVLLQRLRSKGIRNPDHSRALIKEKLTADPDSEIATTSLRVSLLCPLGKMRLTIPCRALTCSHLQCFDATLYIQMNEKKPTWVCPVCDKKAPYEHLIIDGLFMEILNSCMDCDEIQFKEDGNWAPMRSKKVVQEVSASSNGIEDSCRSVVSDHRNSSSHSSSNKVEVIDLTLDSSSDDDDDDYNDEPPPKRACPSLSPTSPPVSKGVLNLHHQASPLVQAPSMPAVETNYIPPPPPLIQDYRHYYHTPSDLSDLNFFSFLQGDNHQHYNMVMAAAAAASASASASASDDHELLLNRFMPYGSSQLFLEQSGTPASSSLVPANGSGGSSSGSSSSLVSSSSLRDSHPHSNGSRSRSDTAASVIYGTIPDVISLD; encoded by the exons ATGGTGATGAGCCTCCGTGTCTCAGAGCTTCAGGTTCTTCTGGGATATGCAGGCCGCAACAAGCATGGACGAAAACATGAACTCTTGACCAAAGCGCTACACTTGTTGAAAGTCGGCTGCAGCCCTGCCGTGCAAATGAAGATCAAGGAGCTCTACCGTCGGCGCTTCCCCACAAAGATGGTGTCCCCGACAGACCTCTCACTTACTGGCATTCACTCCAGTTCTGGAGGGGCTTCTGCAGGCCTGCCCGCTGGCCTAACCCAGCTGGGATTCAATAGGCATGGCTCACCCTCTCTACTACCTGTTGCACTGCTTGGGCCAAAACACGAGCTGGGCCTACCCCACCTGCCTTCTGCCCTTCACCCAGTACATCCAGACGTTAAGCTCCAGAGGCTGCCCTTCTACGATGTGCTTGATGAGCTGATCAAGCCCACAAGTTTAG CCTCCGACAACAGTCAAAGATTTCAGGAAACGTGTTTTGCGTTTGCACTAACGCCTCAGCAAGTTCAACAGATCAGCAGTTCAAT GGACATCTCTGGGACCAAATGTGACTTCACTGTTCAAGTACAGCTAAG GTTTTGCTTATCAGAGACAAGTTGTCCTCAGGAAGACCATTTCCCACCCAAcctttgtgtgaaagtgaatggaaaACCCTGTAACCTCCCT ggATACCTTCCTCCAACTAAAAATGGAGTGGAGCCAAAGCGACCGAGCAGACCCATCAACATTACCTCCTTGGTTAGATTGTCTACAACAGTCCCCAACACCATCGTTGTGTCATGGACGTCAGAAATTGGGAGG AGTTACTCTATGGCAGTTTACCTGGTCCGACAGCAGTCCTCCACTGTTTTGCTACAGAGACTACGGTCGAAAGGCATTAGAAACCCAGACCACTCTAGAGCACTCA TCAAAGAAAAGCTTACTGCCGACCCTGACAGTGAGATTGCCACCACTAGCCTGCGAGTGTCCTTGCTCTGTCCG CTCGGAAAGATGCGGCTGACGATTCCCTGCCGAGCACTTACCTGCTCACATCTACAGTGCTTTGATGCTACACTCTATATCCAAATGAATGAGAAGAAACCCACATGGGTGTGCCCGGTCTGCGACAAGAAAGCCCCATATGAGCATCTTATTATTGATGG ATTATTCATGGAGATTCTGAACAGTTGTATGGACTGTGATGAGATCCAGTTTAAAGAGGACGGCAATTGGGCCCCTATGAGATCCAAGAAGGTGGTACAGGAAGTGTCAGCCTCGTCAAACGGTATTGAAG ACTCTTGTCGTTCGGTTGTGTCAGACCACAGAAACAGTTCGTCCCACAGCAGCAGTAATAAGGTGGAGGTGATTGACCTGACGCTGGACAGCTCctcagatgatgatgatgatgattacaaTGACGAGCCTCCACCTAAAAGAGCCTGTCCATCCCTATCACCCACCTCCCCACCTGTCAGCAAAGG AGTATTAAATCTGCATCATCAGGCATCTCCACTGGTACAAGCTCCCAGCATGCCTGCAGTGGAAACAAACTACATCCCTCCCCCCCCTCCTCTCATCCAGGACTACCGTCACTATTACCACACACCCAGTGATCTGTCAG ATCTGAATTTCTTCTCATTTTTACAAGGGGACAATCACCAG CATTATAACATGGTCATGGCTGCTGCGGCCGCTGCCTCAGCCTCTGCATCAGCATCAGCATCAGACGACCATGAGCTACTGCTAAACCGCTTCATGCCCTATGGTTCCTCACAGCTTTTCCTGGAGCAGTCGGGGACACCTGCAAGCAGCTCACTAGTGCCTGCCAATGGCAGCGGAGGCAGCAGCAGTGGAAGCAGCAGTAGTCTGGTGTCCTCCAGCAGCCTGAGAGACAGCCACCCACATAGCAACGGCTCCCGCTCGCGCTCTGATACCGCCGCCTCCGTTATATACGGCACCATCCCTGATGTAATTTCACTGGACTGA